From the Argentina anserina chromosome 3, drPotAnse1.1, whole genome shotgun sequence genome, the window CCTCAATGATTAGGAAAGATCATATACATGTGCCTTTGCTTAAGAGATCTCGATCAAGAGCACTATTGCCTGAGATTTGAGGCTTGCGACTGAGTGAGAGGCAGAAAATGGTGTTTCTGAAACGAGATTTCGGTTTTAgggatttttttaattgtcaaaTTGCTGATGTGGCGTATCTATTGCTGACGTGGCGTGTCGGTCAACGTATCTGAAAGTCAACATTTTGTGAtacgccacgtggcgtgtccGATACGTAAAAATATGTATCGTGTCGTATCGGCGTGCCAGAACGTGTCGGACACGGCGACACGCCTCCTCTTGCCGTATCCATGCAACATAGATATAGACTATACACTAAAAAGACAAAATTTATATGCAGGATTAATGATGAAATGTGCCAATATGCAGCAATATATGTAGTTCAATCCTGATCACTGACGTATTATTATTCTATGTACCTCATTTTCCAGTGCTCATTAATTGTTCACGGTAGTTCAGAATGACAATTCTAGAATCTGAAATCTCAACTCAACCAAACCCTAGATtagaaatttaaataattactttATAATTCAACTACAAGTTAAACATAATCAACAGATGATGTTCATTTGTAACAAGAACAAATGAAGCTTTACCTCTCTGTCGCTGGAAACTGAAACGAGTTGAGCTATTACAGAAGATAATCAAGATATCCCAACTTGGAAACCAAATCCCTAATTTGTAGATTACCCCTAATTGTGAGTTGCCTTAAGAAGCCCAGCAGAAACAAAGCAATTAGGCCCAAGCCATGCCTAGGCCCAATTACAATTGCTTGCTAGTCAAGAGACTTGTTATCTAGGATGCTGATTACATGTTTGCTGGATCTCATAGAAATGTAGCTTATATTAAATGTGAATTGGCACTTTCCTATTGTTACGTATACAGTTTACTTTACTAACAGCCCCAACGGAAATTAGGACCATTCAATTTGAGGATTTTCGAGTAGGGTTAATTCAATTTGGTGAATTGGGAAGTTGGGGATATATCAATTTGGGAATCGGTTTTCTTCCTTCTTCGATCTCCAACTCTCACGAAGGTAAAGCCTCAATTTTGATCAACTTGTACCTCTATTACcaaattcattcaatttgtAATTTAGGGTTCACTTATTTATATGTTTTGGTACATTTGATCTAGAATTCACGATATCACAGGACACTGTCTACATGCATATGTTATTCCTATTATAATTGAAtcattttcattcaaaaaaaaaaataacgcCTCAACAGTCTCAGCTGACTGTTGTTACACCTTCATAACTATTTAATCAAGGTTCTGCTTGAGTGAGCTTAAAGAGGTGGGATGCTCTGTTCGTGCCTGAAAAAATTATGAGGATCAACTCTGTTTTTGATCTCTATCAATCTGTAAAAGTTGTCCTTGAAATACCTTTTACCCCAAACACTTGCTTTAGTAATGCTAGTGTTCTTCTCGTTTATCCCCAGGTCAAGATCCCTGTAATTCACATATGCTTGCCTTGGAGACTTCGTAACATAAGGGGCCATGTAGTTGTAGAGATTCCTGATCCAATTCATGTGCTTTGCCTCGTCTTCATTTGCATCTAGCCATGCAGTCAAGTACTGAATTTTGAAGAGAACGTTCCTGTGTGGGAAGGGTATTGCTGACTCTGAAATTTCCCTCATCACACCCCCATATGGATTCCAAATAATCACAGGTCTGGTTTCCTTTAACATCCTTTTCCATAGTCCCTCAAGCACAGTTTCAGGAATCGGGTCTGTGACGAAGTCTGATTTGGCTTTGAAGTAGATCTTGAATGTAGAGTTTCTTTGTAGCAAAATCTCAGGCGGAGTTTCATCTGCATAACCTGCTATGTACATCACAGATTTGAGCCAACTTGTTTGCGTACAATCTTTTCTTGTCAATTTTAGCTCGGGGAACTGTGTTTGCATAACCTTGAGGAGCCTTTTAACACCACCCAGGAATTGACCTTGGTAAAGAGTTGTGACAGTTCTCTTGCCACTTCTGCTATCAACTACTGTAGGTTGTATCAGAACTCTTATGTTGAGATCTTTATCAAGCTTAGTAGCAGCTACTTGTTGCCATCTATGGAGGACCTGGGTGGCACCTTGTTCCAAGGTCTTGGAAACTGAAAAAACTGTCACAGTTGATGGAACTGGAACCAACTTAATCTTCCACCAAAGGATGATCCCAAAGCttgctcctcctcctcctctgatTGCCCAAAACAAGTCTTCTCCCATGGTTTTTCGGTCAAGAATTTTGCCGTTGACATCAACTATTCTGGCATCCAGGACGTTATCAGCTGCAAGGCCATACTTCCTCATCAAAGTACAATATGCACCTCCAGTTATATGGCCTCCGACACCTACGCTCGTGTAAAGACCAGCCGGAAAGCCGTGAGTTCTGCTTTTCTCTGCAATTCTATAGTAAACTTCACCAAGTGTGGCTCCAGCTTGAATCCATGCTCTATTGGTTTGTATATCAACATTAACTGATCGAAGCTCCGCAAGTTCTAGAATCATGAAAGGTGTTTCAATTTGGGACACATATGAGAGACCTTCATAGTCATGCCCTCCACTTCGGACCCGGAGATGTATCCCAAGCTGTTTTGAACAAATCACAGCATTTTGAACATGGGATTCATGTGTTGGTGTGAAAATGAACTCTGGCTTTGGCTTTGAAGGGATCAAGTACCTGAGGTTTTGTGCAGTTGAATTTAGGATGGTAGTGAATACGGAACTATCTGGAGTGAAAAAGGTACTAGAAAATGGAATAGAAGACTTAGAATGATATGAGAGGCATTGGAGAAAACTGCTTTGCTTTGAAGATGGTGGTTGCGCCGATGTAGATGCCAGTAAACTTAAAAGAAACAGGGAAAAAATTGAAGAGATTGATAGCTTCATGTTGCTAAATTCAAGTCATTTATGGTGTTGTTGATCGAGGAATCAGCtttgtgtatgtgttttgtTACAAGCATGAAGGAGCAAAAGTGTCCCCCTTGATAAGCTGATGCAAATGTCATGTGGTTTTGGGAACACATGGCATAATACCCTGTAGGCAAAAGAATGAGAGCACGTGAGATGCATGATGGGTGTGTGAGAGGTTTTGGCAGGAATTTGCTGTATGCATGCCCGCACAACAGATTTTTCCTATAAGTGCTGGTTACTTGCATTGTCGGTTCAAAGAAGAATATTTCGCTGCACATGAAACTGAGAAGAGTGAAAATTCTCCCTTGTTTTATTACTGCTTCTACTTCTTTCAAGACGGTTGCAGTATCTTGGATCAAACCTATACAGATGAACAGCTTAGAACGCCGAGGTACATTTCATGATGCGACACACTCAAATATTCTAATGCCGGCAACATTTGACCTCATATTCCGGTTTGGAATCAATAGTAAGATAATGTGATTAGGTATTATTATGGGCGTGGACAACAACTGTATTCTAAATTTCCTTGTGGTTTGGTGTACTGCATGCTTATCATATTAGTTGCTTTAATTTATCCGCTGTCAATGTGTGTGATCAAATGATCAATCATGCATGAACTTCAAATTGATGAAATGAGAAATCAACAAGAGCTTAATTACGTCTTATAAGAAAGTTTAAGGCTTAAATATCACCGTATCTTATTATAAAGTAGGGCTGGGCAAATTCGGTTCGGGTCGGTTTTTGGCCTAAACCATTTTCGAAACCGACTCAATCGATTGGgtcaaaataaaaaccgaaaCCATATTTGAATGAGTTGGGCCAACAATTTCAGTTTGACCGAATTTTAAATCGGGTCGGGTTCGGTTTTAGTTTTAACCGAATTCATTGTAAATGGGCTGATAATTCGACCCAATTGcaaaatttttaaatttgcaTGAGGTGGGAGTCAAAACTCTTACCTCTTAGGTATAGAGAATGTTAAAGAACCACTACGCCAAACTTAGTTCTTGTTATTTTATATGCAAATAATAACTTTATTAACTTATAACGAatgtattattatttttaatacataAAACTTAATTCGGTCAGTTCAACCTATTAAACCATTTTCGAACCATTTCATTTCAGTTTTGGACTTCTTGAATCCATTTTCCAATTCATTTGAAATCGATCCAGTCGCCAAACCATATATTCAGTTCGGTTCGCCCAGACTTATTATAAAGCACATGTAAATGAACTATAGGCAGCACACataatttgaaaacaaaaacttatGATTGACTGGATATATGTTTAGGTTGTGTGATGAGCAGAAATAAGCCGACCCACATACACTTGTCCGAAGCCACCCTTGACTAGCTTTCTATCTAATTTATAGACAGGGGAACAACCAACAGAAACCTTCGTAGGAAGCGGAGCGGCACTGCtgccttcttcttcatcatccttgCCATAAACCACCAACCATGCACAGATAAGTCTGCTTCGTCTGAGACTTTGACCCACCCCACCTAACccatctctctcctctcctcttcgTCTGATTGTTCAGGCTTTGGCTGTGGAATTTGATACTGAAATTTGATACCTCTTGAGTTCACAAGGAGGGGAGAGTGTGTGTGCCACAAGTCACGCCCACAACCTGTTTGATAATATGCCTGAGAAACAAAGAAGACGAAGATGAGACGCGGTTTTAGAGCTGCGAGATAGACTATTTCTAGCTGTGAGTAATTTTTGGCAGACTCCCCGCAGCACTAAGTAACTTTGTCCTCCGGAATTTCTTTGAGTCGTAAAAGTGCTACATCCGAGGATTTTCACCGACGTTACCATGTCGGCGATGAGCGCAGGTCCAGCAACGTGTCCATGGGCTTTCTTGTGTCTAATGGAGGAGCCTCCTCGTCCTCAATATGTTCCCAAAGAAAAAACTTTTGCCTCTGTTCTCTCCAACTCAATTGAGTCTTCGGTCTCTCTAAGCCAATTGTCTGCTCCAGTCAAACGCGGAGACATGACTTATGTCAAGATCAATGAAGCTCTCTACCAAGAGCAACTGAAAAGCTTGACAACCAACTTGATTGGTAGATTGTTATTGCTAAGGGTTCTGTCCCAATGAAAACATATGTTCTCAAGGGTTTACTTACCGATTTATGGAAGCCATCAGCGCCATGGCATTTAGTTCCACTCAGAAAAGGCTACTTTGATATTCACTTCGACACTGAGGATGATTTACCTAGAGTTTGAGGGGTGGTACATGTACTCTGTCTGATGGTCTCTTCCGATTGTCGCAATGGAAACCTGACTTTGTCCCTGGGGATGTCATTCCACAAAGGCACAAACGCATGCCCAACGTTGGGTCAGGATGTATGGTTTGAGCCAAGATTACTGGCATCCTCGACATCTCATGGAGATTACTCATGGAGTGGGCACGCCCTTGCAGTTGGACAAGACTACCAAGGAGCGTGAGTTCGGTTACTATGCTCGTATGCTAGTAGATGTTGATCTTGCAAACGAACTGCCATC encodes:
- the LOC126788448 gene encoding berberine bridge enzyme-like 13, translated to MKLSISSIFSLFLLSLLASTSAQPPSSKQSSFLQCLSYHSKSSIPFSSTFFTPDSSVFTTILNSTAQNLRYLIPSKPKPEFIFTPTHESHVQNAVICSKQLGIHLRVRSGGHDYEGLSYVSQIETPFMILELAELRSVNVDIQTNRAWIQAGATLGEVYYRIAEKSRTHGFPAGLYTSVGVGGHITGGAYCTLMRKYGLAADNVLDARIVDVNGKILDRKTMGEDLFWAIRGGGGASFGIILWWKIKLVPVPSTVTVFSVSKTLEQGATQVLHRWQQVAATKLDKDLNIRVLIQPTVVDSRSGKRTVTTLYQGQFLGGVKRLLKVMQTQFPELKLTRKDCTQTSWLKSVMYIAGYADETPPEILLQRNSTFKIYFKAKSDFVTDPIPETVLEGLWKRMLKETRPVIIWNPYGGVMREISESAIPFPHRNVLFKIQYLTAWLDANEDEAKHMNWIRNLYNYMAPYVTKSPRQAYVNYRDLDLGINEKNTSITKASVWGKRYFKDNFYRLIEIKNRVDPHNFFRHEQSIPPL